Proteins from one Bos indicus x Bos taurus breed Angus x Brahman F1 hybrid chromosome 19, Bos_hybrid_MaternalHap_v2.0, whole genome shotgun sequence genomic window:
- the PSMB6 gene encoding proteasome subunit beta type-6: MAATLVAARGTRPAPAWGPEAIAPDWENREVSTGTTIMAVQFDGGVVLGADSRTTTGSYIANRVTDKLTPIHDRIFCCRSGSAADTQAVADAVTYQLGFHSIELNEPPLVHTAASLFKEMCYRYREDLMAGIIIAGWDPQEGGQVYSVPMGGMMVRQPFAIGGSGSSYIYGYVDATYREGMTKEECLQFTANALALAMERDGSSGGVIRLAAIAEPGVERQVLLGDQIPKFTIATLPPL; the protein is encoded by the exons ATGGCGGCCACCTTAGTAGCAGCTCGGGGGACCAGGCCGGCACCAGCCTGGGGGCCTGAGGCTATTGCCCCCGACTGGGAGAACCGGGAAGTTTCCACAGGG ACCACTATCATGGCCGTGCAATTTGATGGGGGCGTGGTTCTAGGAGCTGACTCCAGAACAACCACTGG GTCGTACATTGCCAATCGAGTGACTGACAAGCTGACCCCTATTCACGACCGTATTTTCTGCTGCCGCTCAGGCTCAGCCGCTGATACCCAAGCAGTAGCTGATGCAGTCACTTATCAGCTTGGTTTCCACAG CATTGAGCTGAATGAGCCTCCGCTGGTGCACACGGCGGCCAGCCTCTTTAAGGAGATGTGTTACCGATATCGAGAAGACCTGATGGCAGGAATCATCATTGCCGGCTGGGACCCCCAAGAAGGGGGACAG GTGTACTCGGTGCCTATGGGGGGTATGATGGTACGACAGCCCTTTGCCATTGGGGGCTCTGGGAGCTCCTATATCTATGGCTATGTGGATGCTACCTACCGGGAAGGCATGACCAAGGAAGAATGCCTGCAGTTCACTGCCAATG CTCTCGCTTTGGCAATGGAGCGGGATGGCTCTAGTGGAGGGGTGATCCGCCTGGCAGCCATTGCAGAACCAGGGGTAGAGCGGCAGGTACTTCTGGGAGACCAGATTCCCAAGTTCACCATTGCCACTTTACCGCCTCTCTGA
- the VMO1 gene encoding vitelline membrane outer layer protein 1 homolog, which produces MELGAGAKLPLPLLLLQATCLGYAGADSYMSVIEVTNGGPWGDWAWPEMCPDGFFASGFSLKVEPPQGIPGDDTALNGIRLHCARGQADLNAHVVESQSGRWGWWSEPLWCPVGGFLVAFSLRVEAPVTFGDNTAANNVRFLCSDGTELQGPGLTWGDFGNWSELCPKGICGLQTKIQQPQGLLDDTAINDALFFCCRN; this is translated from the exons ATGGAGCTAGGAGCAGGAGCCAAGCTGccgctgccactgctgctgctgcaggccACTTGCTTGGGGTACGCAGGAGCAGACAGCTACATGTCGGTCATCGAGGTGACCAACGGGGGCCCCTGGGGCGACTGGGCCTGGCCCGAGATGTGTCCTGACGGATTCTTCGCCAGCGGGTTCTCGCTCAAG GTGGAGCCCCCGCAAGGCATTCCTGGCGATGACACGGCCCTGAATGGGATCCGGCTGCACTGCGCGCGCGGGCAAGCGGATCTCAACGCACACGTGGTGGAGTCCCAGTCTggaag GTGGGGATGGTGGAGTGAGCCGCTGTGGTGTCCCGTCGGCGGCTTCCTGGTGGCTTTCTCGCTTCGAGTGGAGGCACCCGTGACCTTTGGGGACAACACAGCTGCGAACAACGTTCGCTTCCTCTGCTCCGACGGCACGGAGCTGCAGGGGCCGGGCCTGACCTGGGGAGACTTCGGAAACTGGAGTGAGCTTTGTCCTAAAGGCATATGCGGCTTGCAGACCAAGATCCAGCAGCCTCAAGGCCTCCTCGACGACACCGCCATCAACGACGCGCTCTTTTTCTGCTGCCGCAATTGA
- the GLTPD2 gene encoding glycolipid transfer protein domain-containing protein 2, translating to MGVALPGQMPRRWLHSAIPLAVFALLLVYLWARNLRCGSGTQSCIAEGPPPFQVQQQSGPVEGAEWEEPQCLGPQGMLGRIMRQFRASLKPEGDVELSQYLAGWRDLVRFVTPLGSIFAFATSEASAKVTALEALVHGPQAAHYTSLGTMVAWERPEIASSPSRASGSVSMLLLHRALRWSQLCLHRVATGMLGGPDAGVQCSDAYGTALAPHHSWLVRQAAHLAFLAFPGRGRLLKLMCPGARETEARAAVARAAGTLEDVYNRTQGLLAERGLLELA from the exons ATGGGGGTCGCACTGCCGGGGCAGATGCCGCGGCGGTGGCTGCACAGCGCAATTCCTCTTGCTGTCTTCGCGCTACTGCTTGTTTATCTCTGGGCTCGGAACCTTC GCTGTGGATCTGGGACGCAGTCCTGCATTGCGGAGGGGCCGCCGCCTTTCCAG GTCCAGCAACAGTCGGGACCCGTGGAGGGCGCGGAATGGGAAGAGCCTCAGTGTCTGGGCCCCCAGGGGATGCTGGGCCGTATAATGAGGCAGTTCCGCGCCAGTCTGAAGCCGGAAGGGGACGTGGAATTGTCACAGTACCTGGCAGGATGGAGGGATCTAGTCAG gttcgtAACTCCCCTCGGCTCCATCTTCGCCTTCGCCACAAGCGAGGCCTCAGCCAAAGTGACAGCCCTCGAAGCTCTGGTGCACGGCCCACAGGCCGCGCACTACACGTCCCTGGGGACGATGGTGGCGTGGGAGCGGCCCGAGATCGCCTCATCGCCCTCGAGGGCTTCAGGCTCGGTATCCATGCTCCTGCTACACCGTGCGCTACGctggtcccagctctgcctccacCGGGTGGCGACCGGGATGCTCGGAGGCCCGGACGCCGGCGTTCAGTGCAGCGACGCTTATGGTACGGCCCTGGCCCCGCATCACTCCTGGCTCGTCCGTCAGGCTGCCCACCTCGCATTCCTCGCTTTCCCGGGTCGCGGCCGCTTACTCAAGCTGATGTGTCCCGGAGCCAGAGAGACGGAGGCGAGGGCCGCGGTGGCCCGGGCCGCGGGCACCCTGGAGGACGTCTACAACCGTACCCAGGGCTTATTGGCTGAGCGCGGCTTGCTCGAGCTGGCCTGA
- the TM4SF5 gene encoding transmembrane 4 L6 family member 5, whose protein sequence is MCTGKCARFVGLSLIPLSLVCIVANALLLVPNGQTTWTKDHLSLQVWLMAGFIGGGLMVLCPGISAVRAGGKGCCGAGCCGNRCRMLRSVFCSAIGLLGAIYCLSVSGTGLRIGPQCLMNGSWDYHFQDTAGSYLLNRTQWNLCVEPPDVVLWNVTLFSLLVAASCLEILLCGVQLVNASIGVLCGDCRKKQGSSQ, encoded by the exons ATGTGCACCGGCAAGTGTGCCCGCTTCGTGGGGCTGTCTCTCATCCCCCTCTCCCTGGTCTGCATCGTGGCCAACGCCCTCCTGCTGGTGCCCAACGGGCAGACCACCTGGACCAAGGACCACCTCAGCCTGCAAGTCTGGCTCATGGCTGGCTTCATTGGCGGGGGCCTGATG GTACTTTGTCCGGGAATTTCTGCCGTCCGGGCCGGGGGCAAAGGCTGTTGTGGTGCAGGCTGCTGTGGAAATCGCTGCAGG ATGCTGCGCTCAGTCTTCTGCTCAGCTATCGGGTTGCTTGGCGCCATCTACTGCCTCTCGGTCTCGGGAACCGGGCTCCGAATTGGACCACAGTGCTTAATGAACGGCTCCTGGGATTACCACTTCCAAGACACCGC AGGCTCTTACCTGCTCAACCGCACGCAATGGAACTTGTGCGTGGAGCCGCCCGATGTGGTCCTCTGGAACGTGACCCTCTTCTCGCTGCTGGTGGCCGCATCGTGCCTGGAGATCTTGCTCTGTGGGGTGCAGCTGGTGAACGCATCCATTGGTGTCCTCTGTGGCGATTGCAGGAAGAAGCAG GGTTCCTCTCAGTGA